The following proteins are co-located in the Haloarcula marismortui ATCC 43049 genome:
- a CDS encoding SMP-30/gluconolactonase/LRE family protein, translating to MTQRRATRRRFLMGCSAIASVGLAGCTGGDESTATDSTPSPTDDGDAEPTTTTDEPPATDTATATPDQEAVETLVSVGGDRVPENMALGPDGGLYFGITAGEVRRVPAAETGATGLSLEDTEQIATLPGAIGVEAAPDGTVYVAVATQDDQAGVWEIPLDGDAAQLVEMGGFPNDIHYDADQERLLVTESQNGVVYAVTTDGERSTWLDDDRLETESFGANGITRDADGDIFVAVTRAPEETGRLLRVPVESDGAAGEPSMFFEGGAIFGADGITSRDGDIYVAANSQNRVVRVTADGTTDVVATADNGLVFPSDVLFRTGDQQESLFICNFANQSPEDGAILRTSVPR from the coding sequence ATGACCCAACGACGCGCGACGCGGCGACGATTCCTGATGGGCTGCAGCGCCATCGCCAGTGTGGGGCTGGCCGGCTGTACCGGCGGCGATGAGTCGACTGCCACTGACTCGACGCCGTCACCCACTGACGATGGTGATGCCGAACCCACGACGACAACCGACGAGCCGCCGGCAACCGACACCGCGACAGCGACGCCGGACCAGGAAGCCGTCGAGACGCTCGTCTCGGTCGGCGGCGACCGCGTACCGGAGAACATGGCCCTCGGTCCTGACGGCGGCCTGTACTTCGGTATCACGGCCGGCGAGGTTCGGCGCGTCCCTGCGGCAGAGACCGGCGCGACCGGCCTTTCCCTCGAAGATACCGAACAGATTGCGACGCTGCCCGGCGCGATTGGCGTCGAAGCAGCGCCCGATGGAACGGTATACGTCGCCGTCGCCACACAGGACGATCAGGCTGGCGTCTGGGAAATCCCGCTCGACGGCGACGCGGCGCAACTCGTGGAGATGGGCGGGTTCCCGAACGACATCCACTACGATGCTGACCAGGAGCGCCTGCTGGTGACCGAATCGCAAAACGGCGTGGTCTACGCGGTCACGACCGACGGCGAGCGGTCGACCTGGCTGGATGACGACCGGCTGGAAACGGAGAGTTTCGGCGCGAACGGAATCACCCGCGACGCCGACGGCGACATCTTCGTCGCAGTGACGCGAGCCCCCGAAGAAACTGGCCGCTTGCTCCGCGTTCCGGTTGAGTCGGACGGCGCTGCCGGCGAGCCCTCGATGTTCTTCGAGGGTGGGGCGATATTTGGAGCCGACGGGATTACCAGCCGGGACGGCGACATCTACGTCGCGGCCAACAGCCAGAACCGCGTCGTCAGAGTGACTGCGGACGGGACCACGGACGTCGTCGCAACGGCGGACAACGGGCTGGTGTTCCCTTCCGATGTGCTCTTCCGGACCGGCGACCAGCAGGAGTCGCTGTTCATCTGTAACTTTGCGAACCAGTCACCCGAAGACGGCGCAATTCTCCGGACCAGCGTCCCTCGCTGA
- a CDS encoding DUF7490 domain-containing protein: MRRETLLTGGVVVVVLTMLIGATAVPGALSEPEDNVRESYLDLRETTIEPAAVDGQTVTLAIDARLSHRGGPAENVTVETRAIDADTGLVATTTRQSVGTVEGEREVSVRSNITVERAGGYRIDTIVYEDGNRVETGQQSVQNVDALTPAYARSTVTFQRFENAGVPLDSITYRIDGVSDNQTTLNVSVYVTNAGNTPSDDLSLRLRARQADSNVIADESTVRVGQIRPGRTEIVRTQLTVPDDYNYWLDGMLLSDGVIVGTESSPANLHPTERLQENETRQEVGFQSSDFEQDRPEERGMDEPQQTAAGEGPGFTALVGLIAVLASALLIARRQTNE, encoded by the coding sequence GTGCGACGTGAAACCCTCCTGACCGGTGGCGTGGTCGTGGTCGTCCTGACCATGCTCATCGGTGCAACAGCGGTCCCCGGCGCGCTCTCCGAACCCGAGGACAACGTTCGTGAGAGCTATCTCGACCTCCGCGAGACGACCATCGAACCGGCCGCCGTCGACGGCCAGACAGTGACGCTCGCCATCGACGCCCGACTCTCTCACCGCGGTGGTCCCGCCGAGAACGTCACCGTCGAGACGCGAGCTATCGACGCGGACACCGGCCTCGTCGCAACGACGACGCGACAGTCGGTCGGCACAGTCGAAGGGGAACGAGAGGTATCGGTGCGGTCAAACATCACAGTCGAGCGGGCGGGCGGCTATCGGATAGACACGATCGTCTACGAGGACGGGAACCGGGTCGAAACCGGCCAGCAGTCGGTCCAGAACGTCGACGCGCTCACACCGGCGTACGCCCGCAGTACCGTGACGTTCCAGCGCTTCGAGAACGCTGGCGTGCCGCTCGATTCCATCACCTACCGGATCGACGGCGTCTCGGACAATCAGACGACGCTGAACGTGTCGGTGTACGTCACAAATGCTGGCAACACCCCGTCCGATGACCTCTCGCTTCGCCTCCGGGCGCGGCAGGCTGACTCGAACGTCATCGCCGACGAGTCGACCGTGCGGGTCGGCCAGATTCGCCCCGGCCGAACGGAGATCGTCAGAACCCAGCTAACGGTGCCTGACGACTACAACTACTGGCTCGACGGGATGTTGCTCTCCGACGGCGTCATCGTCGGGACCGAAAGTTCCCCGGCGAACCTCCATCCGACGGAGCGCCTGCAGGAGAACGAAACCCGGCAGGAAGTCGGCTTCCAGTCCAGTGACTTCGAGCAGGACCGCCCCGAAGAACGAGGGATGGACGAACCACAGCAGACTGCGGCCGGAGAAGGTCCCGGCTTCACGGCGCTGGTCGGCCTGATTGCCGTCCTCGCAAGCGCGCTCCTCATCGCACGGAGACAGACCAATGAGTGA
- a CDS encoding DsbA family protein has protein sequence MTRFTRRGLLAATVGAVGAMAGCAGGSSESESAGETETATPTPAPGQPLSTPVAGDPEADVTVAVYEDYACPHCATYSESVYPQVREDYLTDGAIRYEFHDFPIPVDEDASWQAASAARAVQDNVGDGAFFTYSERLFANQNQLGPDTYADLTEGIDIDGETVRAAATGELYRPTVSGDREAGIDRGVQGTPAVYVNNERVEWSEVSYEPVRAAIEAARSDG, from the coding sequence ATGACTCGATTCACTCGCCGCGGGCTGCTGGCGGCCACCGTCGGCGCTGTCGGCGCGATGGCCGGCTGTGCCGGCGGTAGCTCGGAGTCGGAATCAGCCGGGGAAACGGAGACGGCGACGCCGACGCCCGCACCGGGCCAGCCGCTCTCGACGCCCGTCGCGGGCGACCCAGAGGCCGACGTTACGGTTGCGGTGTACGAAGACTACGCCTGTCCACACTGTGCAACCTACTCGGAATCCGTCTACCCGCAGGTTCGGGAGGACTACCTCACTGATGGAGCCATCCGCTATGAGTTCCACGACTTCCCGATTCCGGTCGATGAGGACGCCTCGTGGCAGGCCGCAAGCGCTGCGCGTGCCGTACAGGACAACGTTGGCGACGGGGCCTTCTTCACCTACTCCGAGCGCCTGTTCGCGAACCAGAACCAGCTGGGGCCGGACACCTACGCCGACCTGACGGAGGGTATCGACATCGACGGCGAGACTGTTCGAGCGGCCGCGACGGGAGAACTGTACCGCCCGACAGTTTCCGGTGACCGCGAAGCCGGCATTGACCGTGGCGTTCAGGGAACGCCAGCCGTGTACGTCAACAACGAGCGGGTCGAATGGAGCGAGGTCTCCTACGAACCGGTCCGGGCCGCCATTGAAGCCGCACGGAGCGACGGATGA
- a CDS encoding NAD-dependent epimerase/dehydratase family protein, which translates to MDVSEKRIVVTGGAGFIGSHLVERLVPDNDVVVVDNEANGQSEWVHEDATYLDGDLTDPGAVAEAITSDVDLVVHLAASKLVDTDTPRRQFEDNSDITYNILEQMQEAGVENLVFTSSSTVYGEAPRPTPEDYAPLEPISVYGATKLAEESLVSTYAHSHDIQSWVFRFANIVGPRLRGAVIPDFIEKLTEDSSTLTILGDGRQEKSYMHISECIDAMLFAVEHADKDHNVFNLGTRTTTSVDRIATIVADEMDIDPEYEYTGGDRGWTGDVPRMRLSVDKLSALGWEPEQSSDDAVRQSTRELLEEL; encoded by the coding sequence ATGGACGTATCAGAGAAGCGAATAGTCGTTACCGGCGGGGCAGGCTTTATCGGGTCGCATCTGGTCGAGCGCCTCGTTCCGGACAACGACGTCGTCGTCGTCGACAACGAAGCGAACGGACAATCCGAGTGGGTCCATGAGGACGCGACCTATCTGGATGGTGACCTCACCGACCCCGGCGCCGTCGCCGAGGCTATCACCAGCGATGTCGACCTCGTCGTCCATCTAGCGGCGTCGAAACTGGTCGACACGGACACGCCCCGCCGGCAGTTCGAGGACAACAGCGACATCACGTACAACATTCTCGAACAGATGCAGGAAGCCGGCGTCGAAAACCTCGTGTTTACGTCGTCATCTACAGTATACGGCGAAGCGCCGCGACCGACTCCAGAGGATTACGCGCCGCTTGAGCCAATCAGTGTCTACGGCGCGACGAAACTCGCAGAGGAGTCGCTCGTCTCGACGTACGCCCACAGCCACGACATCCAGTCCTGGGTGTTCCGGTTTGCGAACATCGTCGGCCCGCGCCTTCGCGGGGCGGTCATCCCCGACTTCATCGAGAAGCTCACCGAAGACTCGTCGACGCTGACGATTCTCGGTGACGGCCGTCAAGAGAAGTCCTATATGCACATCTCCGAGTGCATCGACGCGATGCTGTTCGCCGTCGAACACGCCGACAAGGACCACAACGTGTTCAATCTCGGGACGCGGACGACCACATCGGTCGACCGCATCGCCACTATCGTCGCTGACGAGATGGATATCGACCCCGAGTACGAGTACACCGGCGGTGACCGCGGCTGGACGGGTGACGTGCCGCGAATGCGCCTCTCCGTCGACAAGCTCTCAGCACTGGGCTGGGAGCCCGAACAGTCGAGCGACGACGCGGTGCGACAGTCGACCCGCGAACTGCTCGAAGAACTCTGA
- a CDS encoding long-chain-fatty-acid--CoA ligase: MHKPLLTTDFLDRAREYYGDKEAIVATTGERFTYDEFGERADGFSAAMAARGIEKGDRVAVLDPNTHYQLEAAYGTMQLGAVHTPLNYRLVPDDFEYILSDAEVDAVYADYEYADKIEPIRDEVPTDIFVTNDTDAVDGDWESFDEIIEEAGTDYERPEMDEDDLITINYTSGTTGDPKGVCRTHRTETLHAYIVALHQEISDDDVYLWTLPMFHVNGWGHIFSVTGMGAKHVCTRGVDAEGIFDAVRTEDVSYLCGAPTVLNILADRYAAHDGEIETTGANDVRIATAGSAPPEAVIRTVEDDFGWYLKHVYGATETGPLVTTSDARRFFEDGSNARFSVKKRQGIGYLGTDVRVVDEDGNDVPHDDETLGEVVVRGNQVMDRYWNKPEQTEEAFSDRVEGYYHMGDLATVDEDGMVAIRDRKKDIIISGGENISSIELEDTLYEHDAVSDVAVIPAPSDEWGETPKAFVVPNSGDPDNPGVTAEDLRTFTREQLATYKVVRRVEFVEELPTTATGKVQKYELREQEWEDEDEMVGQG, translated from the coding sequence ATGCATAAGCCACTGCTTACCACGGATTTTCTCGACCGTGCGCGGGAATACTACGGGGACAAAGAGGCTATCGTCGCCACGACCGGTGAGCGCTTCACGTACGACGAGTTCGGGGAACGAGCCGACGGGTTCTCGGCGGCGATGGCTGCCCGTGGCATCGAGAAGGGGGACCGGGTGGCCGTCTTGGACCCGAACACGCACTACCAGCTCGAAGCGGCCTACGGAACCATGCAGCTGGGCGCGGTCCACACGCCGCTGAACTACCGGCTCGTGCCGGACGATTTCGAATATATCCTCTCGGACGCCGAAGTCGACGCCGTTTACGCGGACTACGAGTACGCGGACAAGATCGAGCCGATCCGTGACGAGGTGCCCACCGACATCTTCGTGACTAACGACACGGATGCCGTCGACGGCGACTGGGAGTCCTTCGACGAAATCATCGAGGAGGCGGGAACCGACTACGAGCGGCCAGAGATGGACGAGGACGACCTTATCACCATCAACTACACCTCGGGAACCACCGGCGACCCGAAGGGTGTCTGTCGGACCCACCGGACCGAGACACTCCACGCCTACATCGTTGCGCTCCATCAGGAAATCTCGGACGACGATGTCTACCTCTGGACGCTCCCGATGTTCCACGTCAACGGCTGGGGCCACATCTTCTCGGTCACCGGGATGGGCGCGAAACACGTCTGCACCCGCGGTGTTGATGCCGAAGGCATCTTCGACGCCGTCAGGACTGAGGACGTGTCCTATCTCTGTGGCGCGCCGACGGTGTTGAACATCCTTGCGGATCGCTATGCGGCCCACGACGGGGAAATCGAGACGACCGGTGCGAACGACGTGCGCATCGCGACGGCCGGCAGCGCACCGCCGGAGGCCGTCATCCGAACCGTCGAGGACGACTTCGGCTGGTACCTGAAACACGTTTACGGCGCGACCGAAACCGGCCCGCTCGTCACGACCTCGGACGCCCGGCGCTTCTTCGAGGACGGGAGCAACGCCCGCTTCAGCGTCAAGAAGCGCCAAGGTATCGGCTACCTCGGGACCGATGTCCGGGTCGTCGACGAGGACGGCAACGACGTGCCACACGACGACGAGACGCTTGGGGAGGTCGTCGTCCGCGGCAATCAGGTGATGGACCGCTACTGGAACAAACCCGAACAGACGGAAGAGGCCTTCTCCGACCGCGTCGAGGGCTACTACCACATGGGCGACTTGGCGACGGTCGACGAGGACGGCATGGTTGCCATCCGCGACCGCAAGAAGGACATCATCATCTCCGGCGGCGAGAACATCTCCAGCATCGAACTAGAGGACACGCTCTACGAACACGACGCCGTCAGCGATGTCGCAGTTATCCCCGCCCCGAGCGACGAGTGGGGCGAGACGCCGAAGGCCTTCGTCGTCCCGAATTCGGGCGATCCCGACAACCCGGGCGTGACAGCCGAGGACCTCCGGACGTTCACCCGCGAACAGCTGGCGACCTACAAAGTCGTTCGCCGCGTGGAGTTCGTCGAGGAACTGCCCACGACAGCAACTGGGAAGGTCCAGAAGTACGAGCTCCGCGAACAGGAGTGGGAAGACGAAGACGAGATGGTCGGCCAGGGATAG
- a CDS encoding 1,4-dihydroxy-2-naphthoate polyprenyltransferase: MSTATADVSKRQAWVMAARPQTLPAGAAPVIVGMGLAVHAGVFALLPAVAALVGALLIQIGTNFANDYYDAVKGADTDEREGFTRVTAGGLIDAEEVKRAMIATYGLAVVIGVYLVAVGGLPIVVVGLSGIAAGVLYTGGPFPYGYRGLGDLFVFVYFGLVAVTGTYYVQAVASASGVGTFPMTLPPGSVTAAAITASLPAAGLSTAILVVNNIRDRETDRAAGKKTLAVYLGYGWSRVEFLLMVGMAYVVPVVFALDSQYGLAALAPLLTLPLAATISKTVLTQTGGDALNPTLERVGQTLFAHSVLFAAGLAATQLL, from the coding sequence ATGAGTACAGCGACGGCAGACGTTTCGAAGCGGCAGGCGTGGGTGATGGCCGCGCGGCCACAGACACTGCCTGCCGGGGCCGCGCCGGTCATCGTTGGGATGGGCCTGGCAGTCCACGCCGGTGTCTTCGCTCTGTTGCCGGCAGTCGCGGCGCTGGTAGGTGCGCTGCTTATCCAGATTGGAACGAACTTTGCGAACGACTACTACGACGCGGTAAAGGGGGCCGACACCGACGAGCGTGAGGGATTCACCCGTGTGACCGCTGGCGGCCTCATCGACGCCGAGGAGGTCAAACGGGCGATGATAGCGACCTACGGCCTCGCTGTCGTCATCGGCGTCTATCTCGTCGCCGTCGGCGGTCTCCCCATCGTCGTGGTTGGCCTCTCGGGCATCGCCGCCGGGGTTCTCTACACCGGCGGTCCGTTCCCCTACGGCTACCGCGGTCTCGGCGACTTGTTCGTGTTCGTTTACTTCGGTCTCGTCGCTGTGACCGGCACATATTACGTGCAGGCCGTGGCGAGCGCAAGCGGCGTCGGTACGTTCCCGATGACGCTCCCGCCGGGGTCGGTCACTGCTGCTGCCATCACGGCAAGCCTCCCAGCGGCCGGGCTGTCGACGGCGATTCTCGTCGTCAACAACATCCGAGACCGCGAGACGGACCGCGCCGCTGGCAAGAAGACGTTGGCCGTCTATCTGGGCTACGGCTGGAGCCGCGTCGAATTTCTCCTGATGGTCGGGATGGCCTACGTCGTCCCGGTCGTGTTCGCCCTCGATAGCCAGTACGGACTGGCGGCACTGGCCCCGCTGCTGACGCTGCCACTGGCGGCGACTATCTCGAAAACAGTCCTCACACAGACCGGCGGCGACGCACTGAACCCGACGCTCGAACGGGTCGGCCAGACGCTGTTCGCCCACTCCGTCCTGTTCGCGGCAGGTCTCGCCGCCACACAGCTACTATGA
- a CDS encoding YbhB/YbcL family Raf kinase inhibitor-like protein: MADLQLRSPAFDDGDRIPEEHGYSAANTNPPLEIENVPSDASSLLLIVDDPDAEEPAGKVWDHWLVWNIPPDIGRIPAGWEPDEATEGQNDFGEVGWGGPNPPDREHTYRFLLYALDTTLDRSPAADKDDVYDAASGHVVEKAQLNGTYPA; the protein is encoded by the coding sequence ATGGCAGACCTACAGCTCCGAAGTCCGGCTTTCGACGACGGGGACCGTATCCCCGAGGAACACGGCTACTCGGCGGCAAACACGAACCCACCGCTAGAAATCGAAAACGTTCCGTCGGACGCGTCGTCGCTCCTCCTCATCGTCGACGACCCGGACGCCGAGGAGCCGGCCGGAAAGGTGTGGGACCACTGGCTCGTCTGGAACATCCCGCCGGATATTGGTCGGATACCGGCGGGGTGGGAGCCCGATGAGGCCACAGAAGGACAGAACGACTTCGGTGAGGTTGGCTGGGGCGGTCCGAATCCGCCGGACCGGGAGCACACGTATCGGTTCCTCCTGTACGCGCTAGATACGACGCTTGACCGCTCCCCGGCAGCCGATAAAGACGACGTGTACGACGCGGCCAGCGGCCACGTCGTGGAAAAAGCACAACTGAACGGTACGTACCCGGCCTGA
- a CDS encoding tRNA (cytidine(56)-2'-O)-methyltransferase, protein MKDSPQVTVLRLGHRPGRDERMTTHVGLTARALGADKVVLANAARNQADTVIDITDRFGGPFDVASTEEPKRLIRDFEGRVVHLTMYGEPVQEVEADVREANTAEPLLVVVGAEKVPFEVYEHADWNVGVTNQPHSEVASLAVFLDRLFEGRELDREWENPDRVVVPQETGKRVVDPDEE, encoded by the coding sequence ATGAAGGATTCCCCACAGGTGACGGTGCTCCGACTGGGCCACCGGCCCGGCCGGGACGAGCGGATGACGACCCACGTTGGGCTGACCGCACGCGCGCTCGGGGCCGACAAGGTCGTGCTGGCCAACGCCGCGCGCAACCAGGCCGACACCGTCATCGATATCACCGACCGGTTCGGTGGCCCCTTCGACGTGGCTTCGACGGAGGAGCCAAAGCGGCTCATCCGCGATTTCGAGGGGCGCGTCGTCCACCTGACGATGTACGGCGAGCCAGTCCAGGAGGTCGAGGCCGACGTTCGAGAGGCCAACACAGCGGAACCGCTGCTGGTCGTCGTCGGCGCGGAGAAAGTCCCCTTCGAGGTGTACGAACACGCCGACTGGAACGTCGGCGTCACCAACCAGCCACACTCCGAGGTTGCTTCACTGGCCGTCTTCCTCGACCGCCTGTTCGAGGGCCGGGAACTGGACCGCGAGTGGGAGAACCCCGACCGGGTGGTCGTCCCGCAGGAAACCGGCAAGCGAGTCGTCGACCCCGACGAGGAGTGA
- a CDS encoding hybrid sensor histidine kinase/response regulator: MTAIAETICILHVDDEPGFADMAATFLEREDDRVDVQTATSATAGLEILADNDIDCVVSDYDMPERNGIQFLEAVREEYGSLPFILYTGKGSEEIASDAISAGVTDYLQKESGTDQYAVLANRITNAVESQRVKRERNRQLDAIETAQEGISILDEDGEFIFVNEAYADLYGYEPEEMRGRHWELLYRDEDIPRIYDDILPTVEASGYWTGTTTGLRADGSTFTEDHVLARTDRGELVCTVRDISDQRDGEQELSRIKRAMDEAPVGITITGPKQEDTPISYANRQFLELTGYTESEVRGRNCRFLQGEETEAEPVDAMRAAIDADEPVSVELRNYRKDGTMFWNQVSIAPVRDNDGTVVNYVGFQRDITERKEHERRLKALSESVQDLLQADTREEVAEIGVETARTVLGLEANTIHLYNEAERTLEPVAASDGIYDLLEDLPTFTPGDSIAWRVYESGDALAVDDVHADPDIYNPDTPIKSELYLPLGRHGILLAGSGTNAAFDQRDVILGEILAGHIISALKQVEGTEQLRDRERDLEQHNDRLEAFTSVVSHDLRNPLNVAQGRLQLAREQYESEHLAAVEQAHERMDTLITDLLTLAQDGETVTDRESVALASLAENCWTTVETADATLVTDIDRTVLANESRLKQLFENLVRNAVEHAGADVTVTVGALDDGFYVADDGPGIPEDERETVFEAGYSTSTEGTGFGLSIARKVAAAHDWEISVRDSADGGTRFEITGVSFCDS; encoded by the coding sequence ATGACTGCTATCGCTGAGACAATTTGCATTCTCCACGTCGATGATGAACCGGGATTTGCCGACATGGCAGCGACGTTTCTGGAACGCGAGGACGACCGGGTAGACGTGCAGACTGCGACGTCCGCCACAGCGGGGCTAGAAATCCTAGCTGACAACGACATCGACTGTGTCGTCTCCGACTACGATATGCCCGAGCGGAACGGCATCCAGTTCCTCGAAGCCGTCCGCGAGGAATACGGGTCGCTTCCATTTATTCTGTACACTGGCAAAGGCTCCGAGGAGATCGCAAGCGACGCTATCTCGGCCGGAGTCACCGATTATCTGCAGAAAGAGAGCGGCACCGACCAGTACGCGGTGCTCGCGAACCGAATCACCAACGCAGTGGAGTCTCAGCGTGTCAAGCGAGAGCGGAACCGCCAACTCGATGCCATCGAGACCGCACAGGAGGGCATCAGTATCCTTGACGAAGATGGGGAGTTCATCTTCGTCAACGAAGCCTACGCGGACCTCTACGGCTACGAACCGGAGGAGATGCGGGGGCGACACTGGGAGCTGCTGTACCGGGACGAGGACATCCCGCGTATCTACGACGACATCCTCCCGACTGTCGAGGCAAGCGGCTACTGGACCGGGACGACGACGGGGCTCCGTGCCGACGGGAGTACGTTCACCGAAGACCACGTACTCGCGCGGACCGACCGCGGTGAGTTGGTCTGCACTGTCCGGGATATCTCCGACCAGCGAGACGGCGAACAGGAGCTCTCCCGGATCAAACGTGCCATGGACGAGGCCCCGGTCGGAATCACGATCACCGGCCCCAAACAGGAGGACACTCCGATCAGCTACGCGAACAGGCAGTTTCTGGAACTGACCGGCTACACGGAGTCTGAGGTCCGCGGCCGGAACTGCCGGTTCCTCCAGGGCGAGGAGACCGAGGCAGAGCCGGTCGACGCGATGCGGGCGGCCATCGACGCGGACGAACCCGTATCGGTCGAACTCCGGAACTACCGGAAAGACGGAACCATGTTCTGGAATCAGGTGTCTATCGCCCCAGTCCGCGACAACGACGGAACGGTCGTCAACTACGTTGGGTTCCAACGGGACATTACCGAACGGAAAGAACACGAACGCCGCCTCAAAGCTCTCAGCGAGTCGGTGCAGGACCTGCTCCAGGCAGACACGCGCGAGGAAGTGGCCGAAATCGGTGTCGAGACGGCCCGCACGGTACTGGGACTCGAAGCCAACACGATCCACCTCTACAACGAGGCCGAACGGACGCTCGAACCGGTCGCCGCCTCTGACGGGATATATGACCTGCTAGAGGATTTGCCGACCTTCACGCCCGGAGATAGCATCGCGTGGCGCGTCTACGAGTCCGGCGACGCACTCGCAGTCGATGATGTCCACGCTGACCCGGACATCTACAACCCGGACACGCCAATCAAAAGCGAACTATATCTCCCGCTCGGCAGGCATGGAATCCTGCTGGCCGGTTCGGGGACAAACGCGGCGTTCGACCAGCGAGACGTCATTCTCGGAGAGATTCTGGCCGGACACATCATCAGCGCGCTCAAGCAGGTCGAAGGGACCGAACAGTTACGCGACCGCGAACGGGACCTCGAACAGCACAACGACCGGCTCGAAGCGTTCACGAGCGTCGTCTCACACGATCTACGGAATCCGCTGAACGTTGCACAGGGACGACTGCAACTGGCACGCGAACAGTACGAGAGTGAGCATCTGGCCGCTGTCGAACAGGCACATGAGCGAATGGACACGCTGATAACCGACCTGCTCACGCTGGCACAGGACGGTGAGACCGTCACCGACCGCGAATCGGTCGCGCTCGCGTCGCTCGCAGAAAATTGCTGGACGACCGTCGAGACGGCCGATGCGACACTCGTCACCGATATCGACCGGACTGTCCTGGCAAACGAGAGCCGCCTGAAGCAGTTATTCGAAAACCTCGTCCGGAACGCGGTCGAGCATGCCGGGGCAGACGTGACCGTAACGGTCGGAGCGTTAGACGACGGGTTCTACGTCGCGGACGACGGCCCCGGCATCCCCGAAGACGAGCGAGAGACAGTGTTCGAAGCCGGCTACTCAACGAGTACGGAGGGGACCGGGTTCGGGCTCAGTATCGCCCGGAAAGTTGCAGCGGCACACGATTGGGAGATCAGCGTTCGGGATAGTGCTGATGGTGGCACACGCTTCGAGATTACCGGCGTCTCGTTTTGTGATTCGTAG
- a CDS encoding DUF2797 domain-containing protein gives MRLRAEPPDVQVVGYRTRVDEHAALLLAEDGSVTTERLDPNTDLSYTLGERHCAGAVDGDRHFHCDNDSAPYCPEHTDIWPCARCTGDCNKPLDTCDEEHAVYLAAFAPDVIKVGVTRSWRLETRLREQGADRAAHLRTVADGRIARQVEADIAVELGDRVRVPTKISGFDQSVDTDWWASLCERYDPLATYDFEYDLPLSDRPMAETLATGTVRGTKGRVAVLENNGSVYAVDLRQLVGYELTDGGTDRDLQSSLGAFG, from the coding sequence TTGCGGCTCCGCGCCGAACCGCCGGACGTGCAGGTCGTGGGCTACCGCACGCGGGTCGACGAACACGCCGCGCTCCTGTTGGCCGAGGACGGGAGCGTGACTACTGAGCGACTGGACCCGAACACGGACCTTTCCTACACGCTCGGTGAGCGCCACTGCGCCGGCGCGGTCGACGGCGACCGACATTTTCACTGCGACAATGACTCTGCGCCGTACTGCCCGGAACACACCGACATCTGGCCGTGTGCCCGCTGTACCGGTGACTGCAACAAGCCCCTCGACACCTGCGACGAGGAACACGCGGTGTATCTGGCGGCGTTCGCGCCGGATGTCATCAAGGTCGGCGTCACCCGCTCCTGGCGGCTGGAAACACGGCTCCGTGAGCAGGGGGCTGACAGGGCCGCCCACCTCCGGACCGTCGCCGACGGCCGTATCGCCCGACAGGTCGAGGCCGACATCGCCGTTGAGTTGGGCGACCGGGTCAGAGTTCCCACGAAGATATCGGGATTCGACCAGTCCGTCGACACGGACTGGTGGGCGTCGCTCTGTGAGCGCTATGACCCGCTGGCGACCTACGACTTCGAGTACGACCTGCCCCTCTCGGACCGTCCGATGGCCGAAACCCTGGCGACGGGGACCGTCCGGGGGACGAAGGGACGAGTCGCCGTGCTTGAGAACAACGGCAGTGTCTATGCTGTCGACCTCCGACAGCTCGTCGGCTACGAACTTACCGACGGCGGGACCGACCGCGACCTCCAGTCGAGCCTCGGTGCGTTCGGGTAA